A window of Drosophila sulfurigaster albostrigata strain 15112-1811.04 chromosome X, ASM2355843v2, whole genome shotgun sequence genomic DNA:
tttttttacgttcTCTCCGCACTTGTTTCACATTCATAGCCAACCTCGGCAAGTGGGCCTACAATCTGTCTGGATTCAACCAATACGGTAAGAAATAACGCAGCGCAAAGATTTCACTCAAATTGGGTCTAAAATTGTCTctcgcattattattattaggtCTGCACCGCGATGATTGTCTCTATGAGAACGAAGATGTGACGGAAGCCATCCGACGTCTGCCACGCAAATTGTACGATGAGCGCAACTACCGCATTATGCGTGCTCTGCATTTGTCGATGACCAAGACGATTCTGCCCAAGGAGCAGTGGACAAAGTACGAGGACGATGTCAAGTACTTGGAACCTTATCTCAATGAGGTTGTCGCTGAGCGCGAGGAACGTGAGGACTGGAATAAGAACCATTAAataccaataacaacaataacaatattgcCTCACTGTGACTCTGAATGGGAGAttgtaaaatgttgaaaatacaTAGCTTAGattcaaattaaacatttgTGCTATGGtctaaacttttttttttttgccatgtaTGTATAAGGCTCAAGTTTTGTTaacttgcaaatttatttgaagcGTTTTCGGGCAATTTTGAGTAGTGCAAGAGATTccttatataaattaataatactaattCGCTACTTGGAATGCGTTGTGTTTACTATTAATTTCGAGTCTTGGGTTTAAGCTAAGTCCAGTGCTACCTTACCTTTTGCATAAATGGTAGATTGAAAATGGATCCTAGAACGGGAACACGGCCAAGGAAATTGATGGCCACAGGGAAGAATCCGCTGCAAACAAGATGATGGAAAACGAATTCGATTAGTGACAATCGTGTATCgatcacaacaacaaatacaataagTGTTTTGCTTATCGTCTCGTTGAAGAGCATAGATGATGAAGTTCCACGTGCAATAGACATATTTTATGATGCAATTTTAAGAAGAAACACACACCTGAAGAGTGCAAAGAATCCATAGGATTCAATGATCATGCCAATGATAGGCCAACCCAGCAGCACAATGACAATTCCGCCAAAGAACGCTGTTGTGCCTTTAACTTTGTGGCGTTGAAAGAAAAAGCGTAAAGTTCGCTCCACGCCAATAACGCATGCAAGACCCGCTATGAATAGTATCTGCAAACGAAAAATTGGTTAAGCTTATCTCGTTAAAGTATATGTGAAGCGTAAGTAACGTACATTTCCAATGGCAAGCAAGCCTTTGtcgaagagcagcagcatgcCAAGAAATAAGAATGAGATGCCAAAGCCAGCCAAGCCGATGCCGATTtctgcaaaaagcaaaaagtgtgCAATGATTAAACGAATGCTTAGTAATTGCTAAGGTGCGCACATACTTTGCAAATCTGAAATTTCAATCATTCTGTCGcttttttggttattttatacttaaaaGGATAAGAAAGTTCATAAGTGTATTCCACGTAAACACCAAATGTTCcattattatgaatataaacAATCATGACAGGGTTGCATGTGACTTAATTAGTGTTGGAAAACGCAAAACATAAATGTGTGAAATCAACCTGATTGGGAGTAAAGTAGATTTTTATAAGATGAATAGATGAATtagaattagaaaaaaaaaaaaaaaaaaataatgattcaatataaattatatgtgctaaattaattatgaataatagTAAACAGTACACGTTGGATAACTCGATTGGTATACGGATTTGATGCAACCCTAGTTTTACCCAACCGTGTGACCCTTTATTGCATGTATTCTATACATTACTAGTATACAACAAACACTAAATTTACGGTCACACGCTTTATCACACGCCATTTTTACAACAActcaaaaaggaaaaaaaagacgTGCAGAAAATTCTATTGACGCTTGTGAGCCGAAAGAAAAGCAGTGCTAGTTCGACAGTTtctctttaaataaaaagaaaatagttgATTTCAATTAATCAAGTAATTGTTCTACACGTGCTATAGTTATGGATCGTGAGTGtgcttctatttttttcaCATCGTTTTATTTTGCGCTACAATTTTGCGGAGATATTCAACTACTGATGCGAATTATCAATTTCTAGGTGGAAGCtatggtggtggtggtggcggcggcggtggcgccGGACAGTACAATAATTTTGCTGTCCCACCGCCAAATTACCaacaaatgccaaataaaCCGGGCAACTATAATGAGCCTCCGCCAAACTATAGCAAACCTGGCGGCGGTGGTAAGTactacaaatgcaaatgcaatatatacgagaaaaaaaaatggttcGCAATTGACATGAAACTCTAATATTGCGTTTAAGGTTATGATTCTGGACATcgtggtggtggcggcggcggcggaggAGGCGGCGGCTCTTGGAACGACAGAGGAGGCAACTCTTATGGGTATGTTATTATGATtactttatatactatatattagaaaaataaatactgtatataaatttatacaattggGAAATGagaccaacaaaaaagagtttagcaaaaaaaaaaaaaatgaaaaaagaaaaaaattgagcataaaagtaaattacaaataaattatacaaatcagaaaaaaaaagtaaaaaccaaaaaaaaatacaatgtatatttaaagaagTATTTGCGCAAAAAATGGAGTTCATCATAATGTAGAATCATTAAGTTTTCGTATTCATTTAAGTAATGCGACCCTGTGTCCCAAATTCAATTCGAATGCCATTGGAAATGTCatcaaatgatatttttgctGAAAAGTTGGATGTGTGTTTGATTAAAGCTCTCATTGATaagcatacaaaataataacactaATAATACGAGCGCATTTggtagagagaaagagcgagagagtgtaAGAGAGTGAGAACTACTAAAAATAATGATGCTGACAATCTGAAAAGAAccaaatataaacatattaataatattaaaagtatcTCTGGTGATCATCCTCCTGAAACAATATCAAGatcaaaagtatttcacagCTTCTTTCAGCTTCCCATGTGttattactaaaaataattataataagtGGGTGCATAAAAGGTTAATATTTACAGATGTGGATTCACAGATTATCTGTAAGCAGCAATTCCCAAATAAAAAGGTTTTGATAATTGGTCAACTCGAAAAGGAAACAGTTTAAGATAAAGATCACTGTAAACTGCGCTATAAATCAAGAATTCAAATTGGTCGTATCAGTTCTCCATGATATCATGATATCGTATCGTATtaagagaaaaacaataaacagaGCGTGTCCCCAgaacaaatataaatcaaatgttaATCAGCAAGCAGATGATTCACATGAAAGTGTTCGATAAATTccatatactacatacatataaaacagCTCACTATAATAATCATTATCATAAGAAATAAAGATATCTGGTGATGACAGAAAAGgttacacaacaaaaaatggtCAACAATAGGAATAAGAACTATAAAAATCAGACATGCATATTAAGAAgattaattcaattagttgCATGGTCGAatcattgaaattatttttgatatatctAAGAATTAATTTAAGGTAAATTAACAAGagtaaaatcgaaaaacaaaaatatcgtTATAATTCTATTAGTTCTATGTTATGTgtagtattttgttattgttattgttatattattatgtatattttatttccacAACGTAGCAAAATGTATTCATGCAGtaattagaaatatttgattttcatttgaacTGCATGGATACTAAATCGACTTCGGTTCTTCGAAGATTTAATTACtagactttttaatttatataaaatgtatttcttaaatcaaTTTCACATAGTTGTAGTCCGCTTTTCTTGTAATGATATCAATAGAATGCaagatattttctttataataataactcgCTTGCTTTTGTGCTAATTTATCAATATTATCAACtaaatagatttaaatatatatataaatgaatgttCCTATGCCGAAAACGCGGAAGAAAAACTTGATCTGATTATAATGTAACGATCAAAGTGTGGACAAAATAGAGTATTCTAATccgtatataaataattaaagtatatactatatatataaagtgcAGCATGTAGGatgatatttgaaaaatattaagagAGAGGAGGAAACGTGGgcgtaaaaaacaaaaacttcaTCATAATGCATTACAATCCAAACATCAAAAACTAAACATTAAATAAGTTATTCAATATCCTCTTTTAGAAATGGAGGCGCCAGCAAggacaactacaacaaaggtaaaataatgcaaacaaaatttgcgAACAATCTATCGAGTAATGTATAACATTAATTTActacaaaatcaaatacaaatccaaaaaaaaaaaaactaagagCTTTGATAGGCAGGGCACaaggaaagaaaagaagagaaaaaagttAAGAGGTTGATGTTAAGGTTGATGAAAGAgcgctgttgttgatgttgttgttgtggttgctgtatAAACTGTAACACATAAAATCTACTACTATAAATCCTATATAGGAAGAGTGTCGAATATTTTTTGAAGAGAGTGTAGAGTGTATTGCGTAAAGTGTGTTTATCCcgatcatatatatattatatactatgtataggGCTATTATTGGTTTGGTTTCGCACGCGATCtctactctatatatattttattcctGTTAtttgtgtgcgtctgtgtgctGTATTTATATCTACTATATCTAGCAAAGAGTTTGTCGGGgagtaaaccaaaaaaaagcaaaaactctaatgaaatgaaataacaagAGAAAACAACAATATACGAGTACATCCAAAATCGGTGTAACACGAGTCTGGttttcaaattacaaaataccaCTTAAGCTAACTCTACTACAGATTATCTATCTATCACTACGAAACAAGTTAAGAAAAGTCACCCTCCAATTACACCCACCAcccaaaactaaaaacaagaaagaaagtaaTCCATATAATATAACGAGCGACGTTATTGTGTATTATATACCCATTACAATTATCcaactatatatatgtagattttAAGAGAGTCTCTCCCAAAACATTTACCGAGTGTCGAGTgtgtttcttaatttaatacCCAAGTGTTGAACACTTTCTTCTGGTTCTCGTTCCCGTTCTCGtcttcgttgtcgtcgtcgtcgttgtggtCGGTCATTATCTTACAATATTattcttgttgtcgttgttgttattgaggGTTCAATCCTTTTGGTTCCAAAACTACAAAGATTTctcttttcaaaatatatattacaaaaacaCGCTTTCGTCTTGCGACTGCATCTCTAATATATCGGTTGTGTGCTCTGCTTTGTAGGATacggcggcaacagcagcggggGCGGCGGCGGAGGTGGTGGAGGCGGTGGCAACGATATGATCACCCAGGAGGACACCATCTTTGTCTCCGGCATGGATCCATCCACCACAGAGCAGGACATTGAAACGCACTTCGGTGCCATTGGCATTATCAAGGTAAGTTGTACGGAAATTTGAGGAATAATCTTCCATTTTATAACTTATGTTAtggataataatatttaacttttatttgaaaCCAATGGCGAATAAGTCAATGTCTACCAACATTTAACTTCCATTTAAAAGTTAACGTGAGGATAAGTTCTTCTTATTTGTAACTTCTAGTTAAAAGTTAAGTTTTGGATAATAGAATGTCTTCCAATTTGAAACCTCTAGTGAAAAGATTAGTTGGGGAGAAGACAATGTTTTAAAAGATTTAACTTCCACTTAACTTGGATAAGACTGTGTTTAACTTCtaattaaaagttaagttACGGATACCAAATTTTAACttccatttaaaataagttgtGGATAAGATAAAGTCTTCCAATATTTAACTTCGAGTTAAAAGTTAAGACAATTTCTTCCCATTTTTAACTTACTTAAAAGTTGAATTAAGGATAAGACGACTTATAACTTTCAGTTAAAAGTGAAGTTGCTTATAAGAGAATGAGAAACTCAAATGctttataatttatactttcaataagtgttttatttttactaaCTCGAATCTTTTAATCGTCTTTGCTTTGCAGAAAGACAAGCGCACCATGAAGCCAAAGATTTGGCTGTACAAAAACAAGGAGACGGGCACCTCGAAGGGCGAGGCGACGGTCACCTACGACGATGTGAATGCCGCACAATCGGCCATCCAGTGGTTCGATGGCAACGATTTCAATGGCTGTGTGATCAAGGTGTCGCTGGCCCAGCGTCAGAACAATTGGAACAAGGGCGGCGGCAGTCGCGGCGGCTTCGGCGGACGCAGTCGAGGTGGCGGCggaggcggcggtggtggTCGCTTTGATCGTGGCGGTggaggaggcggtggcggtgatTACGGCGATCGGTCTGGCggaggaggcggtggcggACGTGGAGGTGGACGCtttggcggtggcggcggcggtgctGGAgcaggcggtggcggtggcaatgTGCAGCCACGCGATGGCGACTGgaagtgcagcagctgcaacaacaccaactttGCCTGGCGCAAC
This region includes:
- the LOC133848435 gene encoding RNA-binding protein cabeza isoform X2, which encodes MVVVVAAAVAPDSTIILLSHRQITNKCQINRATIMSLRQTIANLAAVVMILDIVVVAAAAEEAAALGTTEEATLMGYGGNSSGGGGGGGGGGGNDMITQEDTIFVSGMDPSTTEQDIETHFGAIGIIKKDKRTMKPKIWLYKNKETGTSKGEATVTYDDVNAAQSAIQWFDGNDFNGCVIKVSLAQRQNNWNKGGGSRGGFGGRSRGGGGGGGGGRFDRGGGGGGGGDYGDRSGGGGGGGRGGGRFGGGGGGAGAGGGGGNVQPRDGDWKCSSCNNTNFAWRNECNRCKTPKGDDDGNSGGGGGGGGFGGGGGGGGGYMNDRGNDRGGGGGYQNRDRGNGGGGGGGYSRYNNDNGGGGGGRGGGGGRGGGGGGGRRDGGGAMRNDGGMRSRPY
- the LOC133848440 gene encoding vesicle transport protein GOT1B, encoding MIEISDLQKIGIGLAGFGISFLFLGMLLLFDKGLLAIGNILFIAGLACVIGVERTLRFFFQRHKVKGTTAFFGGIVIVLLGWPIIGMIIESYGFFALFSGFFPVAINFLGRVPVLGSIFNLPFMQKIVQKLGGDGNRTTV
- the LOC133848441 gene encoding cytochrome b-c1 complex subunit 7 — protein: MASYIARKGPLVFSNLGKWAYNLSGFNQYGLHRDDCLYENEDVTEAIRRLPRKLYDERNYRIMRALHLSMTKTILPKEQWTKYEDDVKYLEPYLNEVVAEREEREDWNKNH
- the LOC133848435 gene encoding RNA-binding protein cabeza isoform X1, with amino-acid sequence MDRGSYGGGGGGGGGAGQYNNFAVPPPNYQQMPNKPGNYNEPPPNYSKPGGGGYDSGHRGGGGGGGGGGGSWNDRGGNSYGNGGASKDNYNKGYGGNSSGGGGGGGGGGGNDMITQEDTIFVSGMDPSTTEQDIETHFGAIGIIKKDKRTMKPKIWLYKNKETGTSKGEATVTYDDVNAAQSAIQWFDGNDFNGCVIKVSLAQRQNNWNKGGGSRGGFGGRSRGGGGGGGGGRFDRGGGGGGGGDYGDRSGGGGGGGRGGGRFGGGGGGAGAGGGGGNVQPRDGDWKCSSCNNTNFAWRNECNRCKTPKGDDDGNSGGGGGGGGFGGGGGGGGGYMNDRGNDRGGGGGYQNRDRGNGGGGGGGYSRYNNDNGGGGGGRGGGGGRGGGGGGGRRDGGGAMRNDGGMRSRPY